The genomic region GCCTGAATATGCAACATATTAGCAGAACACCCTAGACTGCCTCTTAATCTGTTGCATATGAGCATATCAGACCAATTAATCTTAATTAAATATGAATGCCTATTAATTTCTGTTTCCATTTGGTTTGCGAAAAGTAACCATATCATTTCCTGTGTTTGGGAACATTGAAAGAAAGGAAATACTTTCCTGAAGGTTGAAAAAATGTGAGGAAAAGTTGTTCCTTCTAAAATCCATAAAAACCATTTTCCCATCTCTTTTCCTTGCATTTATTACTCACAATATATATTATTTTATTATTTTAATTAACAACTTTCAGGATGATTTTTCTTGTGTTACCAAACATTGGAACGAAAAGTCATCGAGAAATTTCATCCCCTTTTCTTTTCTTTCCCGTGGGAAAAACAAAAGAATTACTTTCATTTTCACAAACCAAACGAGGCATTGGGGTTGGTAAACTAAATGCGTAGAATTTCTGTTTCATTTCTTGAATTTAAAGATATAAATGATTTTTTCTCCCGATACAATTAAGTGTAATAACTTTTTGATGGAAACTAACCGTTCCTTCATTAACTTATGTATAACAATTACATGATGAACTTAGGTTGAAACATGTTGAACTCGCGGTCCATGTTCATCTAGTTCATGACTTGCCCTATAAATCGATCTATTGTACTGCTTCAAAATAGTAACTCTCAGTTTGGTATTTTGTAGTAGCTTAAACTTAGTCTAAGTTTAAGTTACTACAAAATGACCAAACTGAACTCTCGTCCGTACTTACAAAAACACGAATAAAAAAAATTCATTAATGAAACTCCCACTAGCTATACCGTACCACAGCATCCGCCCAAAAAAAAGTAACATCAACATTTATTGAGATGTGCTCAGAGACAACAAGTTGCAAATTATTCAACCAAGTGCAAAAATTGTCAATTTGCATTTCTTTTGCATATATCTTCGTAAATAAGAAAGAAAATAAAATTTCCAAAATAAAATTTCCAAAATAAATTTTATAGGATTTTCTTTTATTCCAAAATGAAATGAATTATATATATGGCGATCAGAGAAGGCATCATATGCTATCCTCAAGCACCCACGCAACCCATCCAAAAACCGCAACCACTCCACTGCACATTCCTCCTCACCGCTACTGCTGACGTGTCGCAACTCCACTGGCTTCACCAACAGACAAAAACCCTCCCGGGCTCCACATCCTATAAAAACAACCCCCTTGAAAGTTGAAACGATCTCCTTCACCTACCCCCGCCTTCACCAACTCCCCCCTCCACTCCGTCAAACCCACCCTAACGCCGTCAATCCACGTTTCCGGCTCCACCCACCCCCACAATCACCACACAACTCACCTAACGCCTCCCCCTTCGAACTCGTCACCTCTATAAAACCTCCCCCCTCATAAAACCCACCAAACCCTCCATACCATAGCTCACTCGTCACACACTTGTCCCTCACATCTCTCTCACCACCATGGATCTCCTTCTCTTGGAGAAGACCCTAATAGGTCTCTTCATCGCTATAGTCGTCGCAATCATCGTCTCCAAGCTCCGCGGCAAGAAGTTCAAGCTCCCTCCCGGTCCTATCCCCGTCCCCGTCTTCGGCAACTGGCTCCAAGTCGGCGATGACCTCAACCACCGCAACCTTACTGACATGGCTAAAAAATTCGGCGACGTGTTCATGCTCCGCATGGGGCAGCGCAACCTCGTCGTGGTCTCGTCACCTGACCTGGCCAAGGAGGTCCTCCACACTCAGGGCGTCGAGTTCGGCTCCCGAACGAGGAACGTCGTGTTCGACATCTTCACCGGGAAAGGACAGGACATGGTGTTCACCGTGTACGGTGAGCACTGGAGGAAAATGAGGAGGATAATGACGGTTCCTTTCTTCACCAACAAGGTGGTGCAGCAGTACCGCCACGGCTGGGAGGCGGAGGCGGCGGCGGTGGTGGAGGACGTGAAGAAACACCCCGAGGCCGCCACCAGCGGGATGGTGCTACGTAGGAGGCTGCAGCTGATGATGTACAACAACATGTACAGGATCATGTTCGACAGGAGATTTGAAAGCGAGGAGGACCCTCTGTTCGTGAAACTTAAGGGTTTGAATGGAGAGAGGAGCCGACTTGCGCAGAGCTTTGAGTATAATTACGGTGACTTTATTCCCGTGCTCCGGCCGTTCCTCCGAGGGTACCTGAAGATCTGTAAGGAGGTGAAGGAGAAGAGGATTCAGCTCTTCAAGGACTATTTCGTCGATGAGAGAAAGTAAGTAATTGTAATTATGATCAAATTTATTTCATTTTCTTTTCTGGGACTTATTGATTTTGACTTGTTGCATTCATTCAATTCTTTCCGATCTTTTCTGGGTTGCCAACTTGCCATCCCTTGTTGAAATTTGAACCTGATGATCATGGTTCATCTCTTTTTTCAGTTTCGTTTGGTTTTGGCCTTTTGGGTGTCCTTTAGTTTTTGTGTTTTTTCACATGACCCTTAAGCGGTTAATCATGGATTTGGTGCTGTGGGCCGGTATGGCGGTTTTTGAGTTAGAACTTAGAATAATAAAACTGCTGATATTACTATGTCACATACTGCATGTTACTGTATAATTTCACCAAATTACTAATATTTTAACTCTTACGGTTCTTATTTTACGGTTTGAGAGTTAGAAACTGGTGGAAAATTAACCTGTAGTAACTGTGAGATGAAACGTTTGTTTCTAGTGTAGAAGATTCATTTTTGTTCTATAAGGATGGCACGACCGTTCCAAAGAACTTTCTTTGTTTGGCGAAGTGGAATATTTTTGTTGTTTGACTTTCTACTTTTTTGTGTGTGAACTTCTATCCAAAGCCTAACAATGGATTTTCTTCTATTTTTGTTGACTTTTTCATCAGGAAACTTGCAAGCACACAGGTCACAACTAATGAAGGATTGAAGTGTGCCATTGACCACATCTTGGACGCTCAACAGAAAGGAGAGATCAACGAGGACAATGTCCTTTACATCGTCGAGAACATTAACGTCGCCGGTAAGTTGGCCACACCTAGATTTACTGTTTTATATTAATACATTGCAATATTTCGGCCGAGTAAACGTGTTGTTACTTCATGACAACTGCATTTAGCCAATTATAAGAAAACAAAAAATTGATAGCTGTAGTTTTCGACATTAATCACTTAATATGTGCTGTTATAAGTGCATATCGGTGCATAGAAGTATTTTTATTGATAACTTATAACGTATATTTTTCAATCTTTAAAGTAAAATAATGCAAACGATTACCCTAAATTTTTTACAACTAGCAGCCTAAGAATTAGGTGACTTGTCACAAAGGTCTTTGTGTGGGCAATCCCCTTTTTTTTTTTTTTTTTTTTTTCGATTTGACAATCATGGAAAGGCCAAAGCTCAAAGTATCCATCAATCATCATGAGCAAGGTTCGAGTAGTTGCGCTGCTTACGGCACTATCTTATTTTGTTAGGTACATAGGTGAAACACCAAGTAGCTTTTTAGTACAACACTCATGTAGTGGATATGTTTCATTTTCAAAATTAGGTTAACCTTCCATAGATTCTGTCTCACTATTCAATTGCGGTTCCGTGTGATCATGGCAAGCACTTACCTTCTAAAATATGAACTCCATCATATTTTAAACAACACTCTTTGTTCTTACCAACCCCCGCCACACAGACATACCAACAACAACATAATGATTATGAAAATGCTTTATTGTCATATGAGAAATTTTTAAGTAGGACAAACGTACAAGTTACATGATATGCTCGATCAGTTATATGTCGTTACATCACTTATCATCGATCGACTTGCATATTTATGCTCTATTTAAATTTATTTACATATATAAGGTAAGTTTTTTTTTTTGATAAGACATATATGAGGTAAGTTGTGTTCCCAACTAACGTGGTACAATGGATCAGCCAGGAAATGGAGTAGATAGAGGTTTTGAGTTGTAGTTGTTTTGTTGTTGTTTTTCTCTAAATTAAAAAAAAAAAAAAAAAAAAGACTAACGTGGTACAAGTTTTGGTGAACAGCCATTGAAACTACACTATGGTCAATCGAGTGGGGAATAGCCGAGCTTGTGAACCACCCCGAAATCCAGAAGAAGCTGAGGGATGAGCTCGACACTGTCCTAGGCCATGGAGTTCAAGTCACAGAACCCGAACTTCACAAGCTACCGTACCTTCAAGCCGTGGTGAAGGAAACCCTAAGGCTTCGCATGGCGATCCCCCTCCTCGTCCCACACATGAACCTCCACGATGCCAAGCTCGGAGGGTTCGACATTCCGGCGGAGAGCAAGATCTTGGTGAATGCTTGGTGGCTAGCGAACAACCCTGCACACTGGAAGAAACCAGAGGAGTTTAGGCCTGAGAGGTTTTTGGAAGAGGAGTCAAAGGTTGAGGCCAATGGCAATGACTTCAGGTACCTTCCGTTTGGTGTCGGCCGGCGAAGTTGTCCCGGGATTATTTTGGCACTGCCAATCCTTGGGGTTACTTTGGGACGTTTGGTCCAGAACTTTGAGATGTTACCTCCTCCAGGACAGACTCAGCTTGACACTACGGAGAAAGGTGGACAGTTTAGCCTGCATATCTTGAAGCACTCTACCATAGTCATGAAGCCAAGGGCATAACTCACACAGTAGAGATGTTACGTGTTTTGAATATGTGAAAATACCAGAGACAAAAGTGGGATGTGGTATGTTGTGGCTTGTGTAAATCTTTGAACTTTGATTAATGATAATGGCTTTTAAAACTTTGCAATAAAACTTCATTCTCTTGGTTCTCTTAATTTTATGGCTTGAAAGAACGTAGATGTTCTCTATTTCGGTAATAGAATAAATGTGTATTCTCTTTAAAACTTGAAATTTAAAAAATAACGTAAGTT from Fragaria vesca subsp. vesca linkage group LG3, FraVesHawaii_1.0, whole genome shotgun sequence harbors:
- the LOC101294342 gene encoding trans-cinnamate 4-monooxygenase-like; this translates as MDLLLLEKTLIGLFIAIVVAIIVSKLRGKKFKLPPGPIPVPVFGNWLQVGDDLNHRNLTDMAKKFGDVFMLRMGQRNLVVVSSPDLAKEVLHTQGVEFGSRTRNVVFDIFTGKGQDMVFTVYGEHWRKMRRIMTVPFFTNKVVQQYRHGWEAEAAAVVEDVKKHPEAATSGMVLRRRLQLMMYNNMYRIMFDRRFESEEDPLFVKLKGLNGERSRLAQSFEYNYGDFIPVLRPFLRGYLKICKEVKEKRIQLFKDYFVDERKKLASTQVTTNEGLKCAIDHILDAQQKGEINEDNVLYIVENINVAAIETTLWSIEWGIAELVNHPEIQKKLRDELDTVLGHGVQVTEPELHKLPYLQAVVKETLRLRMAIPLLVPHMNLHDAKLGGFDIPAESKILVNAWWLANNPAHWKKPEEFRPERFLEEESKVEANGNDFRYLPFGVGRRSCPGIILALPILGVTLGRLVQNFEMLPPPGQTQLDTTEKGGQFSLHILKHSTIVMKPRA